In the genome of Streptomyces sp. P3, the window ACGGGCTCGCGAGGGAGTTCGGCGAGGACCGCTGCACGGACACCCCGCTCGCCGAGGCCGGCATTCTCGGCACCGCTGTCGGCATGGCCATGTACGGGCTGCGCCCGGTCGTGGAGATGCAGTTCGACGCCTTCGCCTATCCGGCGTTCGAGCAGCTCATCAGCCATGTCGCCCGCATGCGCAACCGCACCCGCGGCCGGATGCCGCTGCCGATCACCGTCCGCGTTCCCTACGGCGGCGGTATCGGCGGCGTCGAGCACCACAGCGACTCCTCCGAGGCGTACTACATCGCGACTCCGGGCCTGCACGTCGTCACGCCCGCCACGGTCGCCGACGCCTACGGTCTGCTGCGCGCCGCCATCGCCTCCGACGACCCGGTCGTCTTCCTCGAACCCAAGCGCCTGTACTGGTCCAAGGACTCGTGGAACCCGCAGGAACCGCAGTCCGTCGAGCCGATCGGGCGCGCGGTCGTGCGGCGGCCGGGCCGCAGCGCGACCCTGATCACGTACGGGCCGTCGGTTCCGGTCTGTCTCGAGGCCGCCGAGGCGGCGCGGGCCGAGGGCTGGGACCTCGAGGTCGTCGATCTGCGCTCCCTGGTGCCCTTCGACGACGAGACGGTCGCCGCGTCGGTGCGGCGCACCGGCCGCGCGGTCGTCGTCCACGAGTCGGGCTCCTTCGGCGGCCCCGGCGGAGAGATCGCGGCCCGCGTCACCGAGCGCTGCTTCCACCACCTGGAGGCGCCGGTGCTGCGCGTCGCCGGGTTCGACCTGCCGTATCCGCCGCCGATGCTGGAGCGCCACCACCTGCCCGGCGTCGACCGCATCCTGGACGCCGTGGCGCGGCTGCAGTGGGAGGGCGGGAACTGATGGCACAGGTACTGGAGTTCAAGCTGCCCGACCTCGGAGAAGGGCTCACCGAGGCGGAGATCGTCCGTTGGCTGGTCCAGGTCGGCGACGTGGTCGCCGTCGACCAGCCGGTCGTCGAGGTCGAGACGGCCAAGGCGATGGTCGAGGTGCCCTGCCCGTACGGCGGCGTGGTCACGGCCCGCTTCGGCGAGGAGGGCACGGAACTGCCCGTCGGCGCGCCGCTGATCACGGTCGCGGTCGGCGCCCCCGCGTCCGGCGACGCGCTCGGACCCGCCGGCCCGGCCGGACGGGGTGGGCCGGCCGAGGGCTCGGGCAACGTGCTGGTGGGTTACGGCACCTCAGAGGCCCCGGCACGGCGCAGGCGGGTGCGGCCGGTCCAGCCCACTCCGCCGACCGCGTCCCCGGCGACGAGGCCGGCCGCCGCTCCGCCGACGGCGCACGACCCCTCGCGGGCCGCGACGACGACTCCGGTGGCGAAGCCGCACGCCCTGTCCCACGCCGCTCCGGCTCCCGTGGCTGTGCCGGTCGAGGCCGGTACCGTCGGCGCACCGCACACGGCGTCCGACGGCCCCGTCCCCGTGATCTCCCCGCTGGTGCGTCGCCTCGCGCGGGAGAACGGCCTGGATCTGCGGCAGCTCACCGGGTCCGGACCCGAGGGATTGATCCTGCGGGCCGATGTGGAGAACGCCCTGCGCGCTCCCACCGCACCGGTCGGCTCCCGCGCCGCGCGGCCCGTGCCGGACACCGTCGTGACGCCCGTCGCGGGCGTCACCGCCGACGGCCGCCGTATCCCTCTCAAGGGCGTCCGGGGCGCCGTCGCCGACAAACTCTCCCGCAGCCGGCACGAGATCCCCGACGCCACCTGCTGGGTGGACGCCGACGCGACGGAACTGATGCGCGCCCGCGCCGCCATGAACGCGGCCGGCGGACCGAAGATCTCGCTCCTCGCGCTGCTCGCCCGGATCTGCACCGCGGCCCTGGCGCGGTTCCCCGAGCTCAACTCCAGCGTCGACACGGCGGCCCGCGAGATCGTCCAGTTCGACCACGTCCACCTCGGGTTCGCCGCGCAGACCGAGCGCGGACTCGTCGTACCGGTCGTCCGCGACGCACACGCCCGGGACGCCGAGGGCCTCACCGCGGAGTTCGCCCGGCTCACCGAGGCCGGCCGCGCCGGACGCCTCACTCCGGGCGACCTGACCGGCGGCACCTTCACGCTGAACAACTACGGCGTGTTCGGCGTCGACGGATCCACGCCGATCGTGAACCACCCCGAGGCGGCCATGCTCGGCGTCGGCCGGATCGTGCCCAAGCCATGGGTGCACGAGGGCGAACTGGCCGTGCGCCAGGTCGTCCAGCTCTCGCTCACCTTCGACCACCGGGTGTGCGACGGAGGCACGGCGGGTGGATTTCTGCGCCACGTGGCGGACTGCGTGGAACAGCCGGCGGTGCTGCTGCGCACGCTGTGATCCCGGACGGGCCCACGCGGTCCCGGTGATCCAGGGGAACCGGATGCCCGGAGCGGGCCGCATACTCGTGGGGTGACCTCGAACGAGTCCGTCGTCTACGACGCCGTGGTGCTGGCCGGCGGCGGCGCCCGCAGGCTGGGCGGCGCCGACAAACCGGGTGTGCTGGTGGGTGGGCGCGCGCTGCTGGACCGGGTGCTCGGAGCCTGCGTCGACGCGCGCGCCACCGTCGTCGTCGCCGAGCACCGCCCCACCGCCCGGCCGGTGCGCTGGGCGCGCGAGGACCCGCCCGGGGCGGGCCCCGTCGCCGCGCTCGACGCCGGGCTGCGCCACACCGCGGCGGACGACGTCCTCGTCCTGTCCGCCGATCTGCCGTTCCTCACCGCGGACACCGTGCGCCGGCTGCTGACCGCCCTGCGCACCGGAACGGGCGAGGGCGTGCTGCTCACCGACGGCGACGGCCATGAGCAGCCGCTCGTCGCCGCGTACCGTACGGCGGCGCTCCGCCGCGAACTGGCGGTGCTCACCGCCGACCGGGGCGGCCTCGCCGGGCTGCCCCTGCGCCGGCTGACCGCCGGGCTCGAACTCACCCACGTCCCCGACCCCGTCGCGTCGTTCGACTGCGACACCTGGGACGACATCGCCTCCGCCAGGGCACGGATCAGGGAGCATGGCCACGTGTTGGACGAATGGATCTCCGCAGTCAAGGACGAACTGGGCATCGACCTCGACGTCGACACCGGCGTGCTGCTCGACCTCGCGCGGGACGCCGCGCACGGGGTGGCCCGGCCCGCGGCCCCGCTGACCACTTTCCTGGTCGGCTACGCGGCCGCGCAGGCCCAGGGCGGACCCGAGGCCGTCGCCGAAGCCGCCCGCAAGGCTGCCGCGCTCGCGCTGCGCTGGGCCCAGGAGGCCGAGCAGGACCGAGCCGCAGAACCCGCCGGCCCGGAACCCGCCGGCGCGGAACCCACCGGCTCGGAAAGCAACCGCTCCCGGCCGGACGCCGGATGACCCCCGGCGGCACGGGACAGGGCCTCGACGCCGAGGACCTCGACGTCGAGGAGGCGCTCGCCCTCGTGAAGGACGGCAACAGCCCCGCCCGCCCGACCGGCGACCACGGTCCGGGACGGCGTGCGAGCGAGGGTGCCCCGCCGTCGCGCACCCCGGAGACGGGCCGTGGGGCCGCCGCACAGGAGCGCCGCCACCGGGCGACCCTCTGGCCCGAGGCCCGCGCGATCGCCGCCCGGGCGGCAGGATCCCGCGCCGCCCGCCGCGCTCCCGTCTCGGTGACCCTCGGCGACGCCCTCGGCCTCGTCCTCGCGGCCCCGCTGACCGCCCTCACCGACCTGCCCTCGTTCGACACCTCGGCGATGGACGGGTGGGCGGTCGCCGGTCCCGGTCCCTGGCACGTCCGGGACGAGGGCGTGCTGGCCGGAAGCGCGGCCCCCGCGCCCCTCGCCGACGGAGAGGCCGTCCGGATCGCCACCGGCGCCCGGATCCCCCCGGACACCACCGCCGTGCTGCGCAGCGAGCACGGCCGCACCGACGACAACGGCCGGCTGCACCCCACCCGCGAGATGCAGCACGGCCAGGACATCCGGCCGCGGGGCCAGGAGTGCCGCAGCGGGGACCAGCTGCTGCTCGCCGGAGCGGTGGTGACGCCGGCCGTGCTCGGTCTCGCCGCGGCCGCCGGATACGACACGCTGACCGTCGTCCCCCGGCCCCGGGTCGAGGTGCTCGTCCTCGGCGACGAACTGCTCGCCGAGGGCCGCCCGCGCGACGGACTCATCCGGGACGCGCTCGGCCCGATGCTGCCCCCGTGGCTGCGGGGGCTCGGCGCCGATGTCGTCGCCGTGCGCAGGCTCGGCGACGACGCGAAGGCCCTGCACAAGGCGGTCACCGGTTCGAGCGCCGACCTGATCGTCACCACCGGAGGCACTGCCGCGGGGCCCGTCGACCATGTGCACCCCACACTGCGCCGTATCGACGCCGAGCTTCTCGTCGACGGCGTGAAGGTGCGCCCCGGCCACCCCATGCTGCTGGCCCGTACCAAGGAAGACCAGTACCTCGTCGGGCTGCCCGGCAACCCCCTCGCGGCCGTCTCCGGCCTGCTCACACTGGCGGAGCCGCTGTTGCGGGCCCTGGCCGCCCGCCCTGCGCCCGAGCCGTACGCGCTGCCGTTGCGGGAGACGGTGCACGGGCATCCGCACGACACCCGGCTCGTCCCGGTGTCCCTGCGGGCCGACCACGTCATGCCGCTGCACTACAACGGGCCGGCCATGCTGCGCGGCATCGCGGCGGCCGATGCCCTCGCCATCGTGCCGCCGGGTGGTGCGCGGGCAGGTCAGGAGGCCGAACTCCTCGACCTGCCGTGGGCGGCGGCCGGGGTCGGCGCCTGTTTCACGTGAAACCGGCGGTGTTTCACGTGAAACTTTCCTGTTCCTCGGCGGCCGGTGCGGCCCGGCTGACGGTGATCACACGATCCCCCGACTGGAGACGTGCGAGCCGGGGGTCGGCGTAGTCCAGGAACTGCTTGCCCCGGACGACTGCCACGATCAGGTCCGCGCAGGAGCGCGGCTCCTCTCCCACCTCCGCCTTGGCGACCGGGCGCTCGATGAGGTCCAGGCCGCTGCCGAGGGTCATCAGGGTCTCCAGCGTCTGGGCCACGGTCGGGCTGACCAGTGACACGCCGAGCAGTCGGCCGGCGGAGCTGGAGCTGGTGACCACGGTGTCGGCGCCGCTCTGTTTGAGCAGCGGCACGTTCTCGTCCTCGCGGGCCGCGACGACGATCGTGGCGCGCCGGTTGAGCTGGCGGGCGGTCAGGGTGACGAGGGCCGCGGTGTCGTCGCGCTGAGGGGCCACGATCACCCGTGAGGCATTCTGCACCTCGGCCTTCACCAGGGTCTCCGAGCGGGTCGCGTCCCCCGTCACCGACACCAGTCCGTCGTCGCCGGCCGCGAGCGCGGACTTGCGCTGTGCGTCCACGATCACGATGTTCTCCTTGGCGATGCCCTTCCCGACCAGCGTCTGCACCGCGTGACGGCCCTTGGTGCCGTAACCGACGACCACGATGTGGCCGCTGGTGCGGACCCGCCAGCGGTGGATGCGGACCTGCTGCCGGGTGCGTTCGGTGAGTACCTCGAGGGTGGTGCCGACCAGGATGATCAGGAAGAGGACGCGCAGCGGGGTGATGACGAGGATGTTGATGAGCCGGGCCGTGTCACTGACCGGGGTGATGTCGCCGTAGCCGGTGGTGGAGAGCGTGACGGTGGCGTAGTAGGCGGCGTCCAGGAGGCTCACGGAGCCGTCCGAGTTGTCGTTGTAGCCGTCGTGGTCGGCGTAGACGATCAGTGTGGTGATCGCGAGCACCAGCAGGGCGACGCTGAGGCGGCGCAGCACCTGCAACAGCGGGGGTGCGCCGATCCGTACGGGCATCGTGATGGAGCGGCCCGCCTCGGCGTCGTCCCGGGCCTCGGTGTGTGAGCGGTACCAGAGGGATCTGAAGAGGGACAGCCTGACCGGACGTGCCGGCGGTCGTTCGTGGTCCTTCAACCCGTGCCCCCTGTGATGGTGATCCGAACGGTGGGCACCATGGTTCCCGGCGGGCCGGTGCCCGTCATGCTGCAACACGTGTCCATGAGCCCGCAGATGTCCATGATCCCGGAGGTCCCCTTGCGCGACCACACTGTCGTCGTCGGCTTCGGAACGAAGGGGCGGTCCGCGATCCGGACGGCCTGTGCCTCCGGGCTGCGCAAGGAGCAG includes:
- a CDS encoding dihydrolipoamide acetyltransferase family protein, whose protein sequence is MAQVLEFKLPDLGEGLTEAEIVRWLVQVGDVVAVDQPVVEVETAKAMVEVPCPYGGVVTARFGEEGTELPVGAPLITVAVGAPASGDALGPAGPAGRGGPAEGSGNVLVGYGTSEAPARRRRVRPVQPTPPTASPATRPAAAPPTAHDPSRAATTTPVAKPHALSHAAPAPVAVPVEAGTVGAPHTASDGPVPVISPLVRRLARENGLDLRQLTGSGPEGLILRADVENALRAPTAPVGSRAARPVPDTVVTPVAGVTADGRRIPLKGVRGAVADKLSRSRHEIPDATCWVDADATELMRARAAMNAAGGPKISLLALLARICTAALARFPELNSSVDTAAREIVQFDHVHLGFAAQTERGLVVPVVRDAHARDAEGLTAEFARLTEAGRAGRLTPGDLTGGTFTLNNYGVFGVDGSTPIVNHPEAAMLGVGRIVPKPWVHEGELAVRQVVQLSLTFDHRVCDGGTAGGFLRHVADCVEQPAVLLRTL
- a CDS encoding molybdopterin molybdotransferase MoeA, coding for MTPGGTGQGLDAEDLDVEEALALVKDGNSPARPTGDHGPGRRASEGAPPSRTPETGRGAAAQERRHRATLWPEARAIAARAAGSRAARRAPVSVTLGDALGLVLAAPLTALTDLPSFDTSAMDGWAVAGPGPWHVRDEGVLAGSAAPAPLADGEAVRIATGARIPPDTTAVLRSEHGRTDDNGRLHPTREMQHGQDIRPRGQECRSGDQLLLAGAVVTPAVLGLAAAAGYDTLTVVPRPRVEVLVLGDELLAEGRPRDGLIRDALGPMLPPWLRGLGADVVAVRRLGDDAKALHKAVTGSSADLIVTTGGTAAGPVDHVHPTLRRIDAELLVDGVKVRPGHPMLLARTKEDQYLVGLPGNPLAAVSGLLTLAEPLLRALAARPAPEPYALPLRETVHGHPHDTRLVPVSLRADHVMPLHYNGPAMLRGIAAADALAIVPPGGARAGQEAELLDLPWAAAGVGACFT
- a CDS encoding NTP transferase domain-containing protein, which produces MTSNESVVYDAVVLAGGGARRLGGADKPGVLVGGRALLDRVLGACVDARATVVVAEHRPTARPVRWAREDPPGAGPVAALDAGLRHTAADDVLVLSADLPFLTADTVRRLLTALRTGTGEGVLLTDGDGHEQPLVAAYRTAALRRELAVLTADRGGLAGLPLRRLTAGLELTHVPDPVASFDCDTWDDIASARARIREHGHVLDEWISAVKDELGIDLDVDTGVLLDLARDAAHGVARPAAPLTTFLVGYAAAQAQGGPEAVAEAARKAAALALRWAQEAEQDRAAEPAGPEPAGAEPTGSESNRSRPDAG
- a CDS encoding alpha-ketoacid dehydrogenase subunit beta, translated to MTTVALKPATMAQALTRALRDAMAADPTVHVLGEDVGALGGVFRVTDGLAREFGEDRCTDTPLAEAGILGTAVGMAMYGLRPVVEMQFDAFAYPAFEQLISHVARMRNRTRGRMPLPITVRVPYGGGIGGVEHHSDSSEAYYIATPGLHVVTPATVADAYGLLRAAIASDDPVVFLEPKRLYWSKDSWNPQEPQSVEPIGRAVVRRPGRSATLITYGPSVPVCLEAAEAARAEGWDLEVVDLRSLVPFDDETVAASVRRTGRAVVVHESGSFGGPGGEIAARVTERCFHHLEAPVLRVAGFDLPYPPPMLERHHLPGVDRILDAVARLQWEGGN
- a CDS encoding TrkA family potassium uptake protein, whose amino-acid sequence is MKDHERPPARPVRLSLFRSLWYRSHTEARDDAEAGRSITMPVRIGAPPLLQVLRRLSVALLVLAITTLIVYADHDGYNDNSDGSVSLLDAAYYATVTLSTTGYGDITPVSDTARLINILVITPLRVLFLIILVGTTLEVLTERTRQQVRIHRWRVRTSGHIVVVGYGTKGRHAVQTLVGKGIAKENIVIVDAQRKSALAAGDDGLVSVTGDATRSETLVKAEVQNASRVIVAPQRDDTAALVTLTARQLNRRATIVVAAREDENVPLLKQSGADTVVTSSSSAGRLLGVSLVSPTVAQTLETLMTLGSGLDLIERPVAKAEVGEEPRSCADLIVAVVRGKQFLDYADPRLARLQSGDRVITVSRAAPAAEEQESFT